One Vibrio gallaecicus genomic region harbors:
- the secG gene encoding preprotein translocase subunit SecG yields the protein METIITTICLVSAVATIALILLQKGKGANMGTAFNTGTPSAASNSSESDTRLNKLTTASAVLFFGCSIVLTNISMSSPTIQEESPASVQAPVERSEFDIPQ from the coding sequence ATGGAAACTATTATCACAACAATCTGCCTTGTATCTGCAGTTGCTACTATTGCATTAATTCTTTTGCAAAAAGGCAAAGGCGCAAACATGGGGACAGCCTTCAATACAGGCACGCCAAGCGCAGCTTCTAATTCTTCAGAATCTGATACCCGTTTGAATAAGCTTACAACGGCTTCTGCTGTTCTATTCTTTGGTTGCAGCATCGTACTGACTAACATCTCTATGAGCTCACCAACGATTCAAGAAGAAAGCCCAGCTTCAGTTCAAGCTCCTGTAGAGCGTTCAGAGTTCGACATTCCTCAATAA
- a CDS encoding DUF2913 family protein yields the protein MKSLLSKEEQAHLLLRELSLSALLHLEFKQLEKKSPLSLNDKNLLLKLWLKKQSTTSKYKLLKKKLKSLLSATNNQKVNLEVLFLEVINFHSEVKAADLEEYLLLVRSIERELNSTVMLSSPNEVDLDYKGGKDFICVLADDLNRHFSPEGHLESTISFLGKLSKYDRTKVFNSVFMFNRFSYEVKYEDDNFVRFDLIKNVAK from the coding sequence TTGAAATCACTATTATCTAAAGAAGAACAAGCGCACCTTCTACTTAGAGAGCTATCTCTAAGTGCTTTGTTGCACCTGGAATTCAAGCAGCTTGAAAAAAAATCACCCCTTTCTCTAAATGACAAAAACCTGCTTTTAAAGCTTTGGTTAAAAAAGCAGTCGACCACATCTAAATACAAACTTTTAAAGAAAAAATTGAAGTCACTATTAAGTGCAACCAATAATCAAAAAGTGAATTTAGAAGTGCTTTTTTTAGAGGTGATCAACTTTCATAGTGAAGTGAAAGCTGCCGATTTAGAAGAATACTTATTACTGGTTCGTTCCATAGAAAGGGAACTGAACAGCACAGTTATGCTGTCTTCACCTAACGAAGTAGATCTTGATTACAAAGGTGGCAAAGACTTCATTTGCGTACTGGCTGATGATTTGAATCGCCACTTCTCGCCCGAAGGTCACCTTGAATCAACAATCAGTTTTTTAGGCAAACTGTCTAAGTATGATCGTACCAAGGTATTCAATTCAGTCTTTATGTTTAATCGTTTTTCGTATGAAGTTAAATATGAAGACGATAATTTTGTGCGCTTCGATCTCATCAAAAACGTAGCTAAATAA
- a CDS encoding alpha/beta hydrolase, with protein MSEKIYFNTSNKFSFKRSLIGATTNLHYILAPSHAKKTARKLLLTPVRTEAKNAEPKGLAKAEVVGRDGVLKTYSLGAGPTWVLTHGWSGTASQFYPLMEHIAKQGFTALAYDHPAHGGSDGVHGHIPAFVNGLEAILDSADEVVGLVGHSMGTASALECKHAKLENKPLLLIAPVLDYLDNLFGSVARSGYSMKLFEAVVGEVEEQFNYPIQSVDPYGKLALRSSRTIIVHDEKDKFTKFSVSQRAANEMEKVNLVATQGQGHGRVMKCQEVFESFDNLI; from the coding sequence ATGAGTGAAAAAATCTACTTTAATACTTCGAATAAATTCAGCTTTAAACGAAGCTTGATAGGCGCGACAACGAACCTGCATTATATTCTAGCGCCATCTCATGCCAAGAAAACGGCTCGAAAGTTGCTGCTTACGCCTGTGCGAACAGAAGCAAAAAATGCAGAGCCAAAAGGTTTAGCCAAAGCTGAAGTGGTTGGGCGTGATGGAGTCTTAAAAACCTACTCTCTTGGCGCTGGACCTACTTGGGTATTGACTCACGGTTGGTCAGGTACTGCTAGCCAGTTTTACCCTTTGATGGAGCATATTGCTAAGCAAGGTTTCACTGCTCTGGCTTATGATCACCCTGCTCATGGCGGCAGTGACGGCGTTCATGGTCATATACCTGCTTTTGTTAATGGCTTAGAAGCGATTTTAGATTCAGCGGATGAAGTGGTGGGTTTAGTTGGGCATAGTATGGGAACAGCTTCAGCATTAGAGTGCAAACACGCAAAGCTTGAGAACAAACCGCTACTACTGATTGCTCCTGTATTGGACTATTTAGATAACCTGTTTGGCAGCGTTGCGCGTTCGGGCTATTCCATGAAACTATTTGAAGCGGTGGTAGGGGAAGTTGAAGAGCAGTTTAACTACCCAATTCAATCTGTCGATCCATATGGCAAGTTAGCGCTACGGTCTTCTCGTACTATCATCGTTCATGATGAAAAAGACAAGTTCACGAAGTTTAGTGTGTCACAGCGTGCTGCGAATGAAATGGAAAAGGTCAACTTGGTTGCCACTCAAGGGCAAGGTCATGGGCGGGTAATGAAATGTCAGGAAGTGTTTGAGAGTTTCGATAATCTGATTTAA
- a CDS encoding TetR/AcrR family transcriptional regulator, which yields MSKGKITKEYILSCAFELASENGLESLTIGELAKKCGMSKSGLFAHFNSKENLQVSVLEYSNAIFTQRVIAPARVLGDTDIEAKLKQLLENWLGWNHSFQGSCMFIDAWKDASSESSPIQKALQDTIAVWIKYLTIQISKAIESKQFRADLDAKQATFELYGLYLSANLFYSLQGQQASHRHFWQGVERLIASWK from the coding sequence ATGAGTAAGGGTAAAATAACGAAAGAATACATTTTGAGCTGTGCATTTGAGTTAGCTAGTGAGAATGGTTTAGAAAGTTTAACCATTGGTGAGCTGGCAAAAAAATGTGGCATGTCGAAAAGTGGTCTTTTTGCTCACTTTAACTCAAAAGAAAACTTACAAGTGTCGGTTTTAGAGTATTCAAACGCCATCTTTACCCAACGTGTTATTGCCCCCGCTCGCGTGCTAGGCGATACAGACATTGAAGCCAAGTTAAAGCAGTTATTAGAAAACTGGCTGGGCTGGAATCATTCGTTTCAAGGTAGTTGCATGTTTATTGATGCTTGGAAAGATGCTTCTAGTGAAAGCTCTCCTATTCAAAAGGCGTTGCAAGACACCATTGCCGTTTGGATTAAATATCTAACGATTCAAATTTCTAAGGCAATAGAAAGCAAACAGTTTCGAGCGGACTTAGATGCAAAACAAGCGACATTCGAACTTTATGGTTTGTATTTGAGTGCAAATTTGTTTTATTCGCTTCAAGGTCAACAAGCGAGCCATCGTCACTTCTGGCAAGGGGTTGAACGCCTTATTGCCAGCTGGAAATAA
- a CDS encoding AEC family transporter has product MTSLWEQFAFSASITGPICLMLVLGVILKRVGLINENFIDVASKVVFQVTLPAMLFLSIVQSNHDFSASAKLVIYGLIANFLFFLFTIFTTKLAIKDPRDRGVIVQGGFRANTAIIALAYVANIYGNEGVALAAIYVASTTVLYNIQAVIALTPKGEESGGKAIQLIIKTLTRNPLIISIACGVLFYSLSIPVPKMVADAGQYFANMTLPLALLCTGGSLDIRSLKHDKGPTWFATGYKLILSPLAITLGALAFGFKGLDLGLIFLMSAAPTAAASYVMARAMGGNSTLAANIIALTTSVSLITCTVGIFILSTANLI; this is encoded by the coding sequence ATGACATCTCTATGGGAGCAGTTTGCTTTTTCAGCCTCTATAACCGGTCCTATCTGCTTGATGCTAGTCTTGGGAGTCATACTGAAACGAGTCGGTTTGATTAATGAAAATTTTATTGATGTTGCCTCAAAAGTTGTCTTCCAAGTCACTTTACCTGCCATGTTATTCCTCAGTATTGTTCAATCTAATCATGACTTTTCAGCAAGCGCGAAGCTGGTTATTTACGGATTAATCGCTAACTTTCTCTTTTTTCTATTCACCATATTCACAACTAAACTGGCGATAAAAGATCCTAGAGACAGAGGGGTGATTGTTCAGGGGGGATTTAGAGCAAACACCGCCATTATTGCCCTAGCTTACGTGGCTAATATATATGGAAATGAAGGCGTTGCGCTTGCTGCGATTTACGTGGCTTCAACAACGGTACTTTACAATATTCAAGCCGTCATAGCCTTAACACCTAAGGGCGAAGAGTCTGGCGGAAAAGCCATTCAATTGATCATCAAAACACTCACACGTAACCCTTTAATTATATCGATAGCCTGTGGAGTTCTGTTTTATTCGTTATCAATTCCCGTCCCCAAAATGGTCGCTGACGCGGGTCAGTACTTTGCCAATATGACCTTGCCACTTGCTCTTTTATGTACTGGTGGGTCTCTGGACATTCGCTCACTAAAGCATGATAAAGGACCGACTTGGTTTGCTACTGGCTACAAACTGATCCTTTCTCCATTAGCCATTACCCTTGGCGCTTTGGCCTTTGGGTTCAAGGGATTAGACCTAGGTTTAATCTTCTTGATGAGCGCCGCTCCAACCGCTGCAGCCAGCTATGTAATGGCAAGAGCCATGGGGGGGAATTCGACCTTAGCGGCCAATATTATTGCACTCACTACCTCGGTATCTCTTATCACCTGTACTGTCGGTATATTTATTTTATCTACGGCTAATTTGATTTGA
- a CDS encoding acyltransferase has product MSASSLSPTRQKIASLEFGRVIAIFAIIGLHCQMALTYWQVDGIPWVGYVLNQASRFAVPLFFLIAGYLIQPKLAQSPWQTLTSYSKPLLKVWVVWSIICLATPFNIKNVIEHGYLGEREGYWGYLMSNPLNSLMEGGLVHLWFLPALICAVLIITILLDMKLGKFVLPIAIGLYIYGVLAGSYVNITELPSPFFTRNGPFFSTLMVVIGFSARENRWSLSSRQAILMAIIGMLIHFSEAYALTFVNSPFNTHDFLFGTALWGTGIFMWLLANPNFGQSTWVNSISSRTLGIYVSHLLVVILMFNIAGVFEIQGVAKDLLVYPATLIISFLLIAAIEKTPAKTWLLR; this is encoded by the coding sequence ATGTCAGCATCCTCCTTATCGCCAACTCGTCAAAAAATTGCGAGCCTTGAATTTGGGCGCGTAATCGCAATATTTGCCATTATTGGCTTACATTGCCAAATGGCTCTTACCTATTGGCAAGTGGATGGCATTCCTTGGGTGGGTTATGTACTGAACCAAGCATCTCGATTTGCTGTACCTCTATTTTTCTTGATTGCGGGTTACCTAATTCAACCTAAACTCGCTCAATCTCCTTGGCAAACTCTCACCTCCTACTCCAAACCATTGCTGAAAGTGTGGGTAGTATGGAGCATCATTTGTTTAGCTACCCCGTTTAATATTAAAAATGTTATTGAGCATGGTTATTTGGGCGAACGTGAAGGCTACTGGGGGTACCTCATGTCGAACCCGCTGAATTCATTGATGGAAGGTGGCTTGGTTCATTTGTGGTTCTTACCAGCTTTGATATGTGCCGTGCTTATCATCACGATTTTGTTAGATATGAAGTTAGGTAAGTTTGTACTTCCTATCGCGATAGGGCTCTATATTTATGGTGTATTGGCTGGCAGTTACGTCAACATAACTGAATTGCCTTCACCATTCTTCACTCGCAATGGACCCTTTTTTAGTACGTTAATGGTGGTTATTGGATTCTCCGCAAGAGAAAATCGTTGGAGCCTATCATCTCGTCAAGCCATTCTGATGGCTATCATCGGAATGCTCATCCACTTTTCAGAAGCTTATGCTCTGACATTTGTAAATAGCCCATTCAACACCCATGATTTCTTATTTGGAACCGCCTTATGGGGCACTGGTATTTTTATGTGGTTGCTTGCTAATCCTAACTTCGGACAATCTACGTGGGTAAACTCGATTTCAAGCCGAACGCTAGGCATATACGTGAGCCATTTATTGGTGGTGATCCTCATGTTCAACATTGCAGGCGTATTCGAGATACAAGGGGTCGCTAAAGATCTACTTGTGTACCCAGCAACATTAATCATCAGCTTTTTATTAATCGCAGCAATTGAAAAAACACCTGCGAAGACATGGTTACTTCGCTAA
- a CDS encoding START domain-containing protein yields the protein MTANPLLLLCFFCLPAFAQTPLPWLFETSENGITLHKRHHTDGLIEIRAQTFAQTSYSGFLLLLEDSKNVPKWIDNVENSYVLQQISANENIVYTQFLAPWPAKDRDMVTYSRYQIEDGQFVLTIKDASSYLPLQPSYIRILGVKAQWVLQPLDNGTTHITYTAYADPGGALPDWLSNKLSVSGALSTFKGLKEQLPKYQNKQHPNLPKEKVTIE from the coding sequence ATGACCGCTAACCCACTGCTGCTTCTATGCTTTTTCTGCTTACCGGCTTTTGCTCAAACTCCCCTACCATGGCTGTTTGAAACAAGCGAAAACGGAATTACATTACACAAACGTCATCATACAGACGGACTAATTGAAATACGGGCACAAACCTTTGCTCAAACCAGTTACTCCGGCTTTCTATTATTATTAGAAGACAGTAAAAATGTGCCTAAATGGATTGATAATGTCGAAAACAGTTATGTTCTCCAGCAAATATCGGCAAATGAAAATATTGTCTATACTCAGTTTCTCGCTCCTTGGCCAGCAAAAGATAGAGATATGGTGACCTACTCTCGATACCAAATCGAAGATGGTCAGTTTGTTCTCACCATCAAAGACGCATCAAGCTACCTACCCTTACAACCCAGCTATATTCGAATTCTTGGTGTTAAAGCCCAATGGGTTTTACAACCTTTAGATAATGGCACAACGCACATCACCTACACCGCTTATGCCGATCCCGGCGGAGCATTACCAGACTGGCTGTCGAACAAACTATCTGTTTCAGGCGCACTATCGACCTTTAAAGGGCTAAAAGAACAATTGCCCAAATATCAAAACAAACAACATCCTAATTTACCAAAAGAAAAGGTAACTATAGAGTGA
- a CDS encoding DNA mismatch repair protein, with protein MALRLPPAWMIVLSGLVLNIMSIVLSSLVLDELVSEQAAFGEKKSSNIYSIQLAWNSIETLERKRESILLHLDRSPVHPPNSPSSLYSSPVRASALSDALRGQLSVWVGGNVPAIEISNLSEIMMLINTAQQAERTRIDDFYLENLGLSETMQLLEDKMAFYKNIALFLQIFGLALILARDLARKS; from the coding sequence ATGGCATTACGCCTTCCGCCTGCATGGATGATTGTTTTATCTGGGTTAGTTCTGAACATTATGTCGATTGTGCTATCTAGTTTGGTTTTAGATGAATTAGTCTCTGAACAGGCGGCGTTTGGGGAGAAAAAAAGCAGCAATATATATTCGATACAACTGGCTTGGAATTCGATTGAAACATTAGAGCGCAAGCGTGAGTCGATTTTACTGCATTTAGATAGATCCCCCGTTCATCCTCCTAACTCTCCTTCTTCTCTTTATTCTTCTCCTGTAAGAGCTTCTGCATTGAGCGATGCGTTACGGGGACAACTCTCGGTTTGGGTTGGTGGTAACGTACCGGCTATTGAGATTTCCAATCTTTCTGAAATCATGATGCTGATCAACACAGCCCAACAAGCAGAACGAACAAGAATAGATGATTTCTATCTAGAGAATTTAGGGCTTTCCGAAACGATGCAGCTGTTGGAAGATAAAATGGCGTTTTACAAAAATATTGCCTTGTTTCTACAAATTTTCGGATTAGCTTTAATTCTAGCAAGAGACCTTGCCCGTAAGTCCTAG
- a CDS encoding MAPEG family protein produces MVTALYASLLTVLMIWLAFEVIKQRKLNQIAHADGGIESLQIARSAQSNAMDYIPITVILMGLLEMNGANIWFIHATGLVFIIGRIIHAKGILGRSLTGRKKGMIMTLLSMVSLIVLNLVYLPFDKMF; encoded by the coding sequence ATGGTAACGGCACTTTATGCATCTTTACTCACCGTGTTAATGATTTGGCTAGCATTTGAAGTGATTAAGCAAAGAAAGTTGAATCAAATTGCGCATGCCGATGGTGGTATAGAATCATTGCAAATTGCGCGATCGGCACAAAGTAATGCCATGGACTACATTCCTATCACTGTAATTCTTATGGGGCTGTTAGAGATGAATGGCGCTAATATATGGTTTATTCATGCAACAGGCTTGGTATTTATTATAGGGCGTATTATCCATGCAAAAGGGATTCTTGGGCGCAGCCTCACCGGGCGTAAAAAAGGCATGATCATGACGCTTTTAAGCATGGTGAGTTTGATTGTTCTAAACTTGGTTTACTTACCTTTTGATAAAATGTTTTAG
- a CDS encoding YjiG family protein: MSDVKAKKPMVTDIFVEGAKKGWVIATTSTVPNVLMAFVIIKALQITGALELMGNVFAPIMAVFGLPGEAAAVLIGAWMSMGGAVGVVITLFDQGILNGDHIAILAPAIYLMGSQVQYMGRIMGPIGTEGRYIPVMIAISVLNAFGAMFLMNIIL, encoded by the coding sequence ATGAGCGATGTTAAAGCGAAAAAGCCTATGGTGACCGATATCTTTGTAGAAGGTGCGAAGAAAGGGTGGGTGATAGCCACAACTTCTACTGTACCAAATGTGCTTATGGCTTTTGTGATAATTAAAGCGCTGCAGATTACAGGTGCCCTTGAGCTTATGGGTAACGTATTTGCACCTATTATGGCTGTCTTTGGTCTACCTGGAGAAGCTGCTGCGGTTTTGATTGGTGCTTGGATGTCGATGGGAGGCGCAGTTGGTGTTGTTATTACGTTATTTGACCAAGGGATCTTGAATGGTGACCATATTGCGATTCTTGCGCCTGCCATTTACCTTATGGGCTCTCAAGTTCAGTATATGGGCCGTATAATGGGGCCGATTGGGACGGAAGGTCGTTATATCCCAGTGATGATAGCGATATCAGTATTGAATGCTTTTGGTGCCATGTTCTTAATGAACATCATATTGTAG
- a CDS encoding nucleoside recognition domain-containing protein, with protein MTNPVKSDRKVTIGCYIALAFAVVFFSGLMKSNEWYGVFDFTTLNGSFGQVAYDVSETADGVQAATTSLRGNGGSGARDGFIFALTLIPTVMFALGMINVLEHYGALEAARKLLTPLLRPLMGIPGNSGLALIASLQSTDAGAAMTRQLKDEGHLTKRETDIFTMFQFTAGAAIVNFFSSGAVLFTLTAIDGSLAVTSSIGLAVVVMFVFKFVGANIFRIYLNITEGKEDKSQPKKDEKLTEETA; from the coding sequence ATGACTAACCCTGTTAAGTCCGATCGTAAAGTTACCATCGGTTGTTATATTGCGTTGGCGTTTGCTGTCGTATTTTTTTCTGGACTAATGAAATCAAATGAATGGTATGGAGTGTTTGATTTCACTACGTTGAATGGTTCATTTGGTCAGGTCGCTTATGATGTCAGTGAAACGGCGGATGGTGTGCAAGCGGCGACGACTTCTCTGCGTGGTAATGGCGGTAGTGGTGCCCGTGATGGTTTCATTTTTGCTTTAACTTTGATTCCTACAGTTATGTTCGCGTTAGGTATGATCAACGTACTTGAGCATTATGGTGCACTTGAAGCTGCCCGTAAGCTTCTTACTCCTCTACTTCGACCACTAATGGGTATTCCAGGAAATTCTGGTTTAGCGCTTATAGCCTCACTGCAAAGTACCGATGCAGGTGCTGCAATGACTCGTCAACTCAAAGATGAAGGCCACCTAACGAAACGTGAAACGGATATTTTTACCATGTTTCAGTTTACCGCAGGTGCTGCCATTGTGAACTTCTTCTCTTCTGGTGCGGTGTTATTCACGTTAACTGCAATTGATGGGTCTTTAGCGGTGACTTCTTCTATTGGTTTAGCAGTAGTGGTGATGTTTGTATTCAAATTTGTAGGTGCAAATATATTCCGTATTTACCTCAATATCACGGAAGGTAAAGAAGATAAATCTCAGCCAAAGAAAGATGAGAAACTGACAGAGGAGACAGCATAA
- the nhaD gene encoding sodium:proton antiporter NhaD: MKGIQLTVLLSSCFVSSLAVASSITPTTAISSAGSALNLTQSFYGYLSLVIFTIAYTVVMLEEYLKLRKSKPVLLAAGLIWIIIGFVYKEHDLTEVAQQALEHNLLEYAELLLFLLVAMTYISAMEERRLFDGLQAWMVGKGFDFRSLFWLTGFLAFFISPIADNLTTALLMCAVVLKVAGSNTRFVNIACVNIVIAANAGGAFSPFGDITTLMVWQAGHVSFSQFMPLFLPSVINYLVPALIMSFFLPKDQPDTVHQHVELKRGAKRIVLLFIFTIATAVAFHAVLHFPPVMGMMMGLAYLQFFGYYLRTSLPNSLAKKKALAIANHDEGALRKLGSVVPFDVFRRVSHAEWDTLLFFYGVVMCVGGLSLLGYLELASGIMYNQWDPIWANVAIGVLSAIVDNIPVMFAVLSMEPEMSMGNWLLVTLTAGVGGSLLSIGSAAGVALMGAAHGKYTFFGHLKWMPVIAIGYAASIAIHLMLNQALFS, translated from the coding sequence ATGAAAGGCATTCAGCTAACGGTTCTTCTCTCATCTTGTTTCGTTTCATCGTTGGCTGTTGCTTCATCAATAACACCCACTACAGCCATATCATCCGCAGGATCAGCGCTCAATCTGACTCAATCTTTTTATGGTTATCTATCGTTAGTCATTTTCACCATTGCCTACACGGTTGTCATGCTTGAGGAGTACTTAAAACTTCGTAAGTCAAAACCTGTATTGCTTGCTGCAGGTTTAATTTGGATCATCATTGGTTTTGTCTATAAAGAGCACGACCTTACTGAAGTCGCACAGCAAGCACTTGAGCATAATTTATTGGAATACGCTGAGCTTTTACTTTTCTTACTCGTGGCGATGACTTACATAAGTGCGATGGAAGAGCGTAGGTTATTTGATGGCTTACAAGCTTGGATGGTTGGAAAAGGCTTCGACTTTAGGTCCCTATTTTGGTTAACCGGCTTTCTGGCTTTTTTTATTTCCCCTATTGCCGACAACCTAACCACCGCTTTATTGATGTGTGCAGTGGTCTTAAAGGTCGCAGGCTCCAACACTCGCTTTGTCAACATTGCTTGCGTTAATATCGTTATTGCAGCCAATGCTGGTGGTGCTTTTAGCCCATTCGGTGATATAACCACCCTGATGGTATGGCAGGCTGGGCACGTCAGTTTTTCTCAATTTATGCCACTATTTTTACCCTCCGTTATTAATTATTTAGTTCCAGCGTTGATCATGTCTTTCTTCCTTCCAAAAGATCAGCCTGATACGGTTCATCAGCATGTCGAGCTAAAACGCGGTGCTAAACGTATTGTTCTGTTATTTATATTCACAATTGCGACAGCAGTAGCATTCCATGCAGTACTTCACTTCCCTCCTGTAATGGGAATGATGATGGGGCTCGCCTATCTGCAATTTTTTGGCTATTACCTAAGAACCTCTTTGCCGAACTCTTTAGCGAAAAAGAAAGCACTCGCCATTGCTAACCATGATGAAGGAGCATTAAGGAAATTAGGTTCCGTTGTGCCATTTGATGTATTTAGACGAGTATCCCATGCCGAATGGGACACGCTTTTATTCTTCTATGGTGTGGTTATGTGCGTGGGAGGACTAAGCTTACTGGGTTACTTAGAGTTGGCTTCAGGGATCATGTATAACCAGTGGGATCCCATTTGGGCTAATGTTGCGATAGGCGTACTTTCGGCTATTGTCGATAATATTCCGGTGATGTTTGCGGTGCTTTCAATGGAACCTGAAATGTCGATGGGTAACTGGCTATTAGTCACATTGACCGCAGGTGTGGGCGGAAGCTTACTTTCAATAGGTAGTGCTGCTGGCGTAGCACTTATGGGCGCGGCACATGGTAAGTACACGTTTTTTGGGCATTTAAAATGGATGCCGGTGATTGCAATTGGTTATGCAGCAAGTATCGCAATACACCTTATGTTGAACCAAGCACTGTTTAGTTAA
- a CDS encoding methylated-DNA--[protein]-cysteine S-methyltransferase: MNRFTYYQSPLGQMTLQANDDGLLGAWFEVHTTQPEELGIRDDSFPALLQTIRELSQYYSGEKVEFTVPIAAKGTEFQLSVWQALLAIPYGETWSYQQIADFIGNPKAVRAVGLANGKNPVSVIVPCHRVIGKNGKLTGYAGGVERKQKLLELEQAI; the protein is encoded by the coding sequence ATGAATCGATTCACATATTACCAAAGCCCATTGGGGCAAATGACTCTACAAGCCAACGATGATGGTTTATTGGGTGCTTGGTTTGAAGTTCATACGACTCAACCTGAAGAGCTCGGAATTAGAGATGATTCGTTCCCTGCGCTACTGCAAACCATTCGTGAACTTAGCCAATATTATTCGGGTGAGAAGGTAGAGTTTACTGTGCCTATTGCCGCGAAGGGAACGGAATTTCAGTTGTCGGTTTGGCAAGCATTGTTAGCGATCCCTTATGGTGAGACATGGAGCTACCAACAAATTGCAGATTTCATTGGAAACCCCAAAGCAGTGCGCGCTGTCGGGTTAGCAAATGGAAAGAATCCGGTTTCCGTTATTGTGCCGTGTCACCGAGTGATAGGAAAAAACGGTAAGTTAACGGGATACGCGGGTGGTGTTGAACGCAAGCAAAAACTATTGGAACTAGAACAAGCGATCTAA